One window from the genome of Diabrotica virgifera virgifera chromosome 6, PGI_DIABVI_V3a encodes:
- the LOC126885959 gene encoding transmembrane protein 138 → MKLNTTRYTVILTIQTILILFDWCINIFSMFNRGSNAKMLVMFIAQDACLILALSILLLTFFSTYVFQTGLVYLLYERFRATLLVCMIYFILTTVVNVWLLIQRWSNARQSWNSIFLLIFMGQRFMSAIYYYYYKRAALRISDPRFYEDMDLEEKSINSVHN, encoded by the exons ATGAAGCTAAACACTACGAGATATACGGTTATTTTAACCATTCAAACAATTCTAATACTCTTTGATTGGTGCATAAACAtattttcgatgtttaacagggGTAGTAATGCTAAAATGCTAGTTATGTTTAT AGCTCAAGATGCCTGTCTTATATTAGCATTATCAATTTTGTTGTTAACGTTTTTCTCGACGTATGTCTTCCAG ACTGGACTCGTATATTTACTCTATGAAAGATTTCGTGCTACTTTACTAGTTTGCATGATATATTTCATACTCACTACTGTTGTTAATGTCTGGTTACTGATACAGCGGTGGAGTAACGCAAGACAATCTTGGAATAGCATATTCCTTCTCATTTTCATGGGTCAAAGATTTA TGTCGGCCATATATTATTACTACTACAAGAGGGCTGCCTTAAGAATAAGTGACCCCCGATTTTATGAAGACATGGATCTAGAAGAAAAAAGTATTAATTCGGTAcataactaa